A region from the Drosophila bipectinata strain 14024-0381.07 chromosome 3R, DbipHiC1v2, whole genome shotgun sequence genome encodes:
- the LOC108128190 gene encoding phosphoribosyl pyrophosphate synthase-associated protein 2 isoform X2, which produces MLLQRNKLGSVRPPKRCRSDMDNTSTSDIVIINGNSHPDLANMVAERMGLKNGGCSVFHKSNRETIVEISDSVRGKDIYIIQTGTKDANNNIMELLIMAYACKTSSARSIVGVIPYLPYSKQCKMRKRGCIVSKLLAKMMCTSGLTHIITMDLHQKEIQGFFDIPVDNLRASPFLLQYIQESIPDYRNSVIVARNPGVAKKANSYAERLRLGLAVIHGEQKEAESDEVDGRYSPPPTSAYSNLLGNSVEMCLPATPRNSTPQHAPSSSNRTRTTSVSVGVPEHPVKVKPPLTIVGDVNGRIAIMVDDLIDDVQAFVAAAEMLKDNGACKIYVLATHGLLSSDAPRLLDESPIDEIVVTNTIPHEIQKLQCHKIKTIDISILIAEAIRRIHNKESMSYLFRNVTLED; this is translated from the exons ATGCTGCTGCAGCGGAACAA ATTAGGCAGCGTACGCCCACCGAAGCGTTGCAGGAGCGACATGGACaacacctccacctcggacATTGTCATCATCAATGGAAACTCGCATCCGGACTTGGCCAACATGGTGGCCGAACGCATGGGCCTGAAGAATGGAGGGTGCTCCGTTTTCCACAAGTCCAACCGGGAGACCATTGTGGAAATCAGCGATTCTGTTAGAGGCAAGGACATCTACATCATCCAAACAGGAACCAA GgatgccaacaacaacatcatgGAGCTGCTCATCATGGCCTACGCCTGCAAAACTTCGTCTGCTCGGTCCATTGTGGGTGTGATCCCATACTTGCCATACTCGAAGCAATGCAAGATGCGCAAGCGCGGCTGCATCGTCTCCAAGCTGCTGGCCAAAATGATGTGCACCTCGGGCCTGACCCACATCATCACAATGGATCTGCACCAGAAGGAGATCCAGGGTTTCTTCGACATACCCGTGGACAACCTAAGGGCGTCGCCCTTTTTGCTCCAATATATTCAGGAGAGC ATTCCCGACTATCGTAATTCGGTGATTGTGGCCCGCAATCCGGGCGTGGCTAAGAAGGCCAACTCGTACGCGGAGCGACTGCGTCTGGGCTTGGCGGTGATTCATGGGGAACAAAAGGAGGCTGAAAGCGATGAGGTAGATGGTCGCTATTCTCCTCCACCGACCAG TGCGTATAGCAATTTATTAGGAAATTCAGTTGAAATGTGCTTACCAGCGACGCCTAG AAACTCTACTCCACAACACGCCCCATCCAGCAGCAACCGGACGCGCACCACTTCCGTCTCCGTGGGAGTGCCGGAGCACCCCGTGAAGGTCAAGCCGCCGCTGACAATTGTGGGAGATGTCAACGGGCGTATTGCCATCATGGTG GACGATCTTATTGACGACGTCCAGGCGTTTGTGGCTGCCGCCGAAATGTTGAAGGACAATGGAGCCTGCAAGATCTACGTGCTGGCCACGCATGGTCTGCTCAGCTCGGATGCCCCGCGTCTACTGGATGAGTCGCCCATCGACGAA ATCGTTGTCACCAATACCATTCCACACGAGATCCAGAAGCTGCAGTGCCACAAAATCAAGACGATCGATATCTCCATACTGATTGCCGAGGCCATTCGGCGCATTCACAACAAGGAGTCCATGTCGTACCTCTTCCGCAATGTAACGCTGGAGGACTAA
- the LOC108128190 gene encoding phosphoribosyl pyrophosphate synthase-associated protein 2 isoform X8 encodes MLLQRNKLGSVRPPKRCRSDMDNTSTSDIVIINGNSHPDLANMVAERMGLKNGGCSVFHKSNRETIVEISDSVRGKDIYIIQTGTKDANNNIMELLIMAYACKTSSARSIVGVIPYLPYSKQCKMRKRGCIVSKLLAKMMCTSGLTHIITMDLHQKEIQGFFDIPVDNLRASPFLLQYIQESIPDYRNSVIVARNPGVAKKANSYAERLRLGLAVIHGEQKEAESDEVDGRYSPPPTSSNRTRTTSVSVGVPEHPVKVKPPLTIVGDVNGRIAIMVDDLIDDVQAFVAAAEMLKDNGACKIYVLATHGLLSSDAPRLLDESPIDEIVVTNTIPHEIQKLQCHKIKTIDISILIAEAIRRIHNKESMSYLFRNVTLED; translated from the exons ATGCTGCTGCAGCGGAACAA ATTAGGCAGCGTACGCCCACCGAAGCGTTGCAGGAGCGACATGGACaacacctccacctcggacATTGTCATCATCAATGGAAACTCGCATCCGGACTTGGCCAACATGGTGGCCGAACGCATGGGCCTGAAGAATGGAGGGTGCTCCGTTTTCCACAAGTCCAACCGGGAGACCATTGTGGAAATCAGCGATTCTGTTAGAGGCAAGGACATCTACATCATCCAAACAGGAACCAA GgatgccaacaacaacatcatgGAGCTGCTCATCATGGCCTACGCCTGCAAAACTTCGTCTGCTCGGTCCATTGTGGGTGTGATCCCATACTTGCCATACTCGAAGCAATGCAAGATGCGCAAGCGCGGCTGCATCGTCTCCAAGCTGCTGGCCAAAATGATGTGCACCTCGGGCCTGACCCACATCATCACAATGGATCTGCACCAGAAGGAGATCCAGGGTTTCTTCGACATACCCGTGGACAACCTAAGGGCGTCGCCCTTTTTGCTCCAATATATTCAGGAGAGC ATTCCCGACTATCGTAATTCGGTGATTGTGGCCCGCAATCCGGGCGTGGCTAAGAAGGCCAACTCGTACGCGGAGCGACTGCGTCTGGGCTTGGCGGTGATTCATGGGGAACAAAAGGAGGCTGAAAGCGATGAGGTAGATGGTCGCTATTCTCCTCCACCGACCAG CAGCAACCGGACGCGCACCACTTCCGTCTCCGTGGGAGTGCCGGAGCACCCCGTGAAGGTCAAGCCGCCGCTGACAATTGTGGGAGATGTCAACGGGCGTATTGCCATCATGGTG GACGATCTTATTGACGACGTCCAGGCGTTTGTGGCTGCCGCCGAAATGTTGAAGGACAATGGAGCCTGCAAGATCTACGTGCTGGCCACGCATGGTCTGCTCAGCTCGGATGCCCCGCGTCTACTGGATGAGTCGCCCATCGACGAA ATCGTTGTCACCAATACCATTCCACACGAGATCCAGAAGCTGCAGTGCCACAAAATCAAGACGATCGATATCTCCATACTGATTGCCGAGGCCATTCGGCGCATTCACAACAAGGAGTCCATGTCGTACCTCTTCCGCAATGTAACGCTGGAGGACTAA
- the LOC108128190 gene encoding phosphoribosyl pyrophosphate synthase-associated protein 2 isoform X5 — MLLQRNKLGSVRPPKRCRSDMDNTSTSDIVIINGNSHPDLANMVAERMGLKNGGCSVFHKSNRETIVEISDSVRGKDIYIIQTGTKDANNNIMELLIMAYACKTSSARSIVGVIPYLPYSKQCKMRKRGCIVSKLLAKMMCTSGLTHIITMDLHQKEIQGFFDIPVDNLRASPFLLQYIQESIPDYRNSVIVARNPGVAKKANSYAERLRLGLAVIHGEQKEAESDEVDGRYSPPPTRNSTPQHAPSSSNRTRTTSVSVGVPEHPVKVKPPLTIVGDVNGRIAIMVDDLIDDVQAFVAAAEMLKDNGACKIYVLATHGLLSSDAPRLLDESPIDEIVVTNTIPHEIQKLQCHKIKTIDISILIAEAIRRIHNKESMSYLFRNVTLED, encoded by the exons ATGCTGCTGCAGCGGAACAA ATTAGGCAGCGTACGCCCACCGAAGCGTTGCAGGAGCGACATGGACaacacctccacctcggacATTGTCATCATCAATGGAAACTCGCATCCGGACTTGGCCAACATGGTGGCCGAACGCATGGGCCTGAAGAATGGAGGGTGCTCCGTTTTCCACAAGTCCAACCGGGAGACCATTGTGGAAATCAGCGATTCTGTTAGAGGCAAGGACATCTACATCATCCAAACAGGAACCAA GgatgccaacaacaacatcatgGAGCTGCTCATCATGGCCTACGCCTGCAAAACTTCGTCTGCTCGGTCCATTGTGGGTGTGATCCCATACTTGCCATACTCGAAGCAATGCAAGATGCGCAAGCGCGGCTGCATCGTCTCCAAGCTGCTGGCCAAAATGATGTGCACCTCGGGCCTGACCCACATCATCACAATGGATCTGCACCAGAAGGAGATCCAGGGTTTCTTCGACATACCCGTGGACAACCTAAGGGCGTCGCCCTTTTTGCTCCAATATATTCAGGAGAGC ATTCCCGACTATCGTAATTCGGTGATTGTGGCCCGCAATCCGGGCGTGGCTAAGAAGGCCAACTCGTACGCGGAGCGACTGCGTCTGGGCTTGGCGGTGATTCATGGGGAACAAAAGGAGGCTGAAAGCGATGAGGTAGATGGTCGCTATTCTCCTCCACCGACCAG AAACTCTACTCCACAACACGCCCCATCCAGCAGCAACCGGACGCGCACCACTTCCGTCTCCGTGGGAGTGCCGGAGCACCCCGTGAAGGTCAAGCCGCCGCTGACAATTGTGGGAGATGTCAACGGGCGTATTGCCATCATGGTG GACGATCTTATTGACGACGTCCAGGCGTTTGTGGCTGCCGCCGAAATGTTGAAGGACAATGGAGCCTGCAAGATCTACGTGCTGGCCACGCATGGTCTGCTCAGCTCGGATGCCCCGCGTCTACTGGATGAGTCGCCCATCGACGAA ATCGTTGTCACCAATACCATTCCACACGAGATCCAGAAGCTGCAGTGCCACAAAATCAAGACGATCGATATCTCCATACTGATTGCCGAGGCCATTCGGCGCATTCACAACAAGGAGTCCATGTCGTACCTCTTCCGCAATGTAACGCTGGAGGACTAA
- the LOC108128189 gene encoding cytosolic carboxypeptidase 6 isoform X1: MGDSDSEDSDGEGGLGNVSRVIIRPPGQSGKAKRGHLCFDAAFETGNLGKAELVGEFEYDLFLRPDTCNPRFRFWFNFTVDNVKQDQRVLFNIVNISKSRNLFASGLTPLVKSSSRPKWQRLPKRQVFFYRSAMHQGHYVLSFAFIFDKEEDVYQFCLAWPYSYSRLQSYLNVIDARQGSDKRFTRCVLVKSLQNRNVDLLTIDHVTQKQRSTNRLDRSFIRVIVILCRSHSSEAPASHVCQGLIEFLVGNHPIAAVLRDNFVFKIVPMVNPDGVFLGNNRCNLMGQDMNRNWHIGSEFTQPELHAVKGMLRELDNSDTYQIDFVIDLHANSSMHGCFIYGNTYEDVYRYERHLVFPRLFASNAPDYVADHTMFNADERKAGSARRFSCERLSDTVNAYTLEVSMAGHYLKDGKTVSLYNEDGYYRVGRNLARTLLQYYRFINILPMPIVTEVRGKRRGRNRHAHHSRSRSKTRYEVKPRPKTPRCHAPIAYTNLSICYDSGGGGGSSDEGGFSPVRPIAPGSSCFSGCRNYRRAATASSFLTPGHDQYSPFSLGAIKAGSDQGGGVGGARGKKSATVTIELPTPVNVPPKPYLSIIDLNQLTRGSLKLKSNSFDADRR, encoded by the exons ATGGGCGACTCAG ACAGCGAGGACAGTGATGGCGAGGGAGGCCTGGGAAATGTTTCCCGCGTGATAATCCGGCCTCCGGGCCAAAGTGGCAAGGCCAAGCGAGGCCACCTGTGCTTCGACGCCGCCTTCGAAACGGGCAACCTGGGCAAGGCCGAGTTGGTGGGCGAGTTCGAATACGACCTCTTCCTCCGGCCGGACACCTGCAATCCCCGCTTCCGGTTCTGGTTCAACTTCACGGTGGACAATGTGAAGCAGGACCAGCGGGTGCTCTTCAACATAGTCAACATCAGCAAGAGCAGGAACCTCTTCGCCTCGGGCCTGACGCCGCTGGTGAAAAGCTCCAGCCGGCCCAAGTGGCAGCGACTGCCGAAGCGGCAGGTGTTTTTCTATCGGTCCGCCATGCACCAAGGACACTACGTCCTGAGTTTCGCCTTCATTTTCGACAAGGAGGAGGATGTCTATCAGTTCTGCCTGGCCTGGCCCTATAGCTACTCCCGCTTGCAGTCCTATTTGAACGTGATCGATGCCAGGCAGGGATCAGACAAGCGATTCACCCGATGCGTCCTCGTCAAGTCCTTG CAAAATCGCAATGTGGACTTACTGACCATCGACCATGTCACCCAGAAGCAACGCTCTACCAATCGCTTGGATCGCAGCTTTATCCGCGTGATTGTCATCCTGTGCCGGAGCCACTCCAGTGAAGCCCCCGCCTCTCATGTGTGCCAGGGCCTCATTGAGTTCCTGGTGGGCAACCACCCCATAGCTGCTGTTCTGAGAGACAACTTTGTCTTCAAAATAGTGCCCATGGTCAACCCGGACGGGGTGTTCCTGGGCAACAACCGCTGCAACCTGATGGGCCAGGATATGAACCGAAACTGGCACATCGGGTCGGAGTTCACGCAGCCGGAGTTGCATGCAGTGAAGGGCATGCTACGCGAGCTGGACAACTCAGAT ACCTATCAGATAGACTTTGTGATTGATTTGCATGCCAATAGTAGCATGCACGGCTGCTTCATTTACGGCAACACCTACGAGGATGTTTACAGGTACGAACGGCACCTCGTTTTTCCGCGTCTGTTCGCCAGCAATGCTCCGGATTATGTGGCGGACCACACCATGTTCAACGCGGATGAGCGGAAGGCTGGGAGTGCCAGGAGGTTCAGCTGCGAGAGACTCAGTGACACGGTGAACGCCTACACCCTGGAGGTGTCCATGGCGGGCCACTACCTCAAGGACGGCAAGACCGTCTCCCTTTACAACGAGGATGGAT ACTACCGGGTTGGCAGGAACCTGGCCAGGACCCTGCTGCAGTACTACCGCTTTATCAACATCCTGCCCATGCCCATTGTCACCGAAGTACGGGGCAAGAGGCGGGGTCGCAACCGCCACGCCCACCACTCGCGATCCCGCTCGAAGACCCGCTACGAGGTGAAGCCACGCCCCAAGACGCCCCGTTGCCACGCCCCCATCGCCTACACAAATCTGAGCATATGCTATGACTCCGGCGGAGGCGGGGGATCCTCGGACGAGGGCGGGTTTTCGCCCGTGCGACCTATTGCCCCGGGAAGTAGCTGCTTCAGTGGCTGTCGGAACTATAGGAGGGCAGCGACGGCCAGCTCCTTTCTAACTCCTGGACACGATCAGTATTCCCCCTTCTCCCTGGGGGCTATCAAGGCGGGAAGCGACCAGGGAGGCGGGGTGGGCGGTGCGAGGGGCAAGAAGTCGGCCACGGTAACTATTGAACTGCCCACGCCTGTGAACGTTCCGCCCAAGCCCTACCTTTCCATCATCGATCTGAACCAGCTGACCCGAGGAAGCCTTAAATTAAAATCGAACAGCTTTGACGCCGACAGGAGGTAG
- the LOC108128189 gene encoding cytosolic carboxypeptidase 6 isoform X2: protein MLGIACDPLQHTSMYERGSDDSEDSDGEGGLGNVSRVIIRPPGQSGKAKRGHLCFDAAFETGNLGKAELVGEFEYDLFLRPDTCNPRFRFWFNFTVDNVKQDQRVLFNIVNISKSRNLFASGLTPLVKSSSRPKWQRLPKRQVFFYRSAMHQGHYVLSFAFIFDKEEDVYQFCLAWPYSYSRLQSYLNVIDARQGSDKRFTRCVLVKSLQNRNVDLLTIDHVTQKQRSTNRLDRSFIRVIVILCRSHSSEAPASHVCQGLIEFLVGNHPIAAVLRDNFVFKIVPMVNPDGVFLGNNRCNLMGQDMNRNWHIGSEFTQPELHAVKGMLRELDNSDTYQIDFVIDLHANSSMHGCFIYGNTYEDVYRYERHLVFPRLFASNAPDYVADHTMFNADERKAGSARRFSCERLSDTVNAYTLEVSMAGHYLKDGKTVSLYNEDGYYRVGRNLARTLLQYYRFINILPMPIVTEVRGKRRGRNRHAHHSRSRSKTRYEVKPRPKTPRCHAPIAYTNLSICYDSGGGGGSSDEGGFSPVRPIAPGSSCFSGCRNYRRAATASSFLTPGHDQYSPFSLGAIKAGSDQGGGVGGARGKKSATVTIELPTPVNVPPKPYLSIIDLNQLTRGSLKLKSNSFDADRR from the exons ATGCTGGGAATAGCTTGCGATCCTCTCCAGCATACGAGCATGTATGAGCGCGGCTCAGACG ACAGCGAGGACAGTGATGGCGAGGGAGGCCTGGGAAATGTTTCCCGCGTGATAATCCGGCCTCCGGGCCAAAGTGGCAAGGCCAAGCGAGGCCACCTGTGCTTCGACGCCGCCTTCGAAACGGGCAACCTGGGCAAGGCCGAGTTGGTGGGCGAGTTCGAATACGACCTCTTCCTCCGGCCGGACACCTGCAATCCCCGCTTCCGGTTCTGGTTCAACTTCACGGTGGACAATGTGAAGCAGGACCAGCGGGTGCTCTTCAACATAGTCAACATCAGCAAGAGCAGGAACCTCTTCGCCTCGGGCCTGACGCCGCTGGTGAAAAGCTCCAGCCGGCCCAAGTGGCAGCGACTGCCGAAGCGGCAGGTGTTTTTCTATCGGTCCGCCATGCACCAAGGACACTACGTCCTGAGTTTCGCCTTCATTTTCGACAAGGAGGAGGATGTCTATCAGTTCTGCCTGGCCTGGCCCTATAGCTACTCCCGCTTGCAGTCCTATTTGAACGTGATCGATGCCAGGCAGGGATCAGACAAGCGATTCACCCGATGCGTCCTCGTCAAGTCCTTG CAAAATCGCAATGTGGACTTACTGACCATCGACCATGTCACCCAGAAGCAACGCTCTACCAATCGCTTGGATCGCAGCTTTATCCGCGTGATTGTCATCCTGTGCCGGAGCCACTCCAGTGAAGCCCCCGCCTCTCATGTGTGCCAGGGCCTCATTGAGTTCCTGGTGGGCAACCACCCCATAGCTGCTGTTCTGAGAGACAACTTTGTCTTCAAAATAGTGCCCATGGTCAACCCGGACGGGGTGTTCCTGGGCAACAACCGCTGCAACCTGATGGGCCAGGATATGAACCGAAACTGGCACATCGGGTCGGAGTTCACGCAGCCGGAGTTGCATGCAGTGAAGGGCATGCTACGCGAGCTGGACAACTCAGAT ACCTATCAGATAGACTTTGTGATTGATTTGCATGCCAATAGTAGCATGCACGGCTGCTTCATTTACGGCAACACCTACGAGGATGTTTACAGGTACGAACGGCACCTCGTTTTTCCGCGTCTGTTCGCCAGCAATGCTCCGGATTATGTGGCGGACCACACCATGTTCAACGCGGATGAGCGGAAGGCTGGGAGTGCCAGGAGGTTCAGCTGCGAGAGACTCAGTGACACGGTGAACGCCTACACCCTGGAGGTGTCCATGGCGGGCCACTACCTCAAGGACGGCAAGACCGTCTCCCTTTACAACGAGGATGGAT ACTACCGGGTTGGCAGGAACCTGGCCAGGACCCTGCTGCAGTACTACCGCTTTATCAACATCCTGCCCATGCCCATTGTCACCGAAGTACGGGGCAAGAGGCGGGGTCGCAACCGCCACGCCCACCACTCGCGATCCCGCTCGAAGACCCGCTACGAGGTGAAGCCACGCCCCAAGACGCCCCGTTGCCACGCCCCCATCGCCTACACAAATCTGAGCATATGCTATGACTCCGGCGGAGGCGGGGGATCCTCGGACGAGGGCGGGTTTTCGCCCGTGCGACCTATTGCCCCGGGAAGTAGCTGCTTCAGTGGCTGTCGGAACTATAGGAGGGCAGCGACGGCCAGCTCCTTTCTAACTCCTGGACACGATCAGTATTCCCCCTTCTCCCTGGGGGCTATCAAGGCGGGAAGCGACCAGGGAGGCGGGGTGGGCGGTGCGAGGGGCAAGAAGTCGGCCACGGTAACTATTGAACTGCCCACGCCTGTGAACGTTCCGCCCAAGCCCTACCTTTCCATCATCGATCTGAACCAGCTGACCCGAGGAAGCCTTAAATTAAAATCGAACAGCTTTGACGCCGACAGGAGGTAG